In Novosphingobium sp. MMS21-SN21R, a single genomic region encodes these proteins:
- a CDS encoding DMT family transporter: MNETEQPGQARFWQWSIAGPFFLVALIWGSTWLVIKDQIGSVPPSWSVTWRFIAAAIGMAVLALVRRESLRIDAAGLRIAALLGLTQFVMNFQFVYRAEHHLTSGIVAVFFALLVVPNAVLAWAVLKQPVTRGFIGGSLVAGAGIALLLLHEYRMAPPEGKVLAGIALTAAALLSASTANVLQASDAARRQPMIPLLVWAMAMGAVMDGLFAWVMEGPPQFDTRPSYIFGVLYLGLIGSVVTFPLYFRLLQRLGAGRGAYNGVMVPVIAMVLSTLFEGYRWSLLAAAGALLAMAGLVLALKARKPSR, encoded by the coding sequence GTGAATGAGACGGAGCAACCAGGCCAAGCGCGCTTCTGGCAATGGAGCATCGCGGGGCCGTTCTTCCTCGTCGCGCTGATCTGGGGTTCGACCTGGCTGGTGATCAAGGACCAGATCGGCAGCGTGCCGCCCAGTTGGTCGGTCACCTGGCGCTTCATCGCCGCAGCCATAGGCATGGCCGTGCTTGCGCTCGTCCGGCGCGAGAGCCTGCGCATCGATGCCGCAGGCCTGCGCATCGCTGCGCTGCTCGGCCTCACCCAGTTCGTGATGAACTTCCAGTTCGTCTACCGCGCCGAACATCATCTGACCTCCGGCATCGTCGCGGTGTTCTTCGCACTGCTGGTCGTGCCCAACGCCGTGTTGGCGTGGGCCGTGCTGAAGCAGCCGGTAACGCGCGGGTTCATCGGCGGCTCGCTGGTGGCAGGCGCCGGCATAGCCCTGCTGCTGCTCCACGAATACCGCATGGCACCACCCGAGGGCAAAGTGCTGGCCGGAATTGCGCTGACCGCCGCCGCGTTGCTCAGCGCCTCAACCGCCAACGTCCTGCAGGCCAGCGACGCCGCGCGTCGCCAGCCGATGATCCCGCTGCTCGTCTGGGCCATGGCGATGGGTGCGGTGATGGACGGCCTGTTTGCATGGGTCATGGAAGGCCCGCCGCAGTTTGATACCCGGCCAAGCTACATTTTCGGCGTGCTCTACCTCGGCCTGATCGGGTCGGTCGTCACTTTCCCGCTCTACTTCCGCCTGCTGCAGCGGCTCGGAGCCGGGCGCGGCGCCTATAACGGGGTGATGGTCCCGGTGATCGCCATGGTGCTCTCGACCCTGTTCGAAGGCTACCGCTGGTCCTTGCTCGCCGCTGCCGGAGCCTTGCTGGCGATGGCGGGCCTCGTACTGGCGCTCAAGGCGCGCAAACCCTCGCGGTAG